In the genome of Chrysoperla carnea chromosome 5, inChrCarn1.1, whole genome shotgun sequence, the window ccatgataactttttttctaaagttaagttaaaattttattctatctcgTACCGTTTAGCatctaaattgattattaaagcaacccggagaactgcATCCAAATTGATGTCAAAGCCATAAGGTCCCCCATAAAAATCTGCAACATttgtttcaagttattttttgattgaacgagctattagccgaaatatattaaaatggtgcACCCTGTATAATTTCCCAGGTGCTTTGAGATTGCAAGTtccgaaaatattgaaaaatgcttGGAATATATTCTGCCTAAaggcataaataaattatagctaGATTTGATCTACTTAAGGCAAGATTAGGTCTAACTAGAAAAATTCTAGCATGTACAGCTCTTTAGGTAGATTTGCTCTCGAATTTAACTAGACAGCGTTACAGTTCATTAGAATTTTTCTATCTAGAACAAATCTTGCTCCAGTTAGGTCAGATCtaaagattatatatttttgtccaAACAAATTTAAAGCTTAGCACacacaatttaaaatgaaaaatgaaatctCCGGTTATGAAAATATTCCTCGAGAAAAACCTTGTTAAGCATGAATTTGAGAAGAGTCGTTCAAATTTTCAGCCattctaaaaagaaattgtCAAATACTAAGCGTgatctataatttttataacaatttatagctgaaaattgaaataaaaattacaatattatgaaTGAgctgatagaaaaaaaacatttattatttttttggaaagaattattaaaggggtaaattttcatgattcttaaaattatgttgttacgtcataaatatctatatatatatatatatttttggatttcCAGATTTTTACCAGTAATtagtgtttaatttttattaaatttaatttttttttatacatatacagcaactagatttcatttttttttttattaaatttaatttttgttttattaatttaagctcagcgaaaaattgttttttaagcttttgttttttttttcgtttaagattaataagaaaatatttcgtTTCCTTTCAAATAACGCACAGATTAGAAACATCATgtgaaaggaatttttttttatacagaatttatttgattgatatagtttatttcatatatagggatgttttaaaagtatatttcatTGGTTAGAAAATGTTTTGACTTCGAAATCGAACGAATGACTTGAGGATCTCAGATAATTTCACTTGTAGGGTCTGCATAGAAGACGATGAGGCTTCCAAAGTCTGTCATCCAAACGCGAAACGTCTCCGGGAGAGATGTTTTTTTAAAGGAGCTATAAGATTCTGTGGAGATCAGAAGCCATGTAGAAAGCTCATAACTTCTCCGACGAGTGTACGTGTATGTagatacatgttatttgcacctgcatGGAATCTTGCAGGGATTCGGGTATAGAATGTTTGAGAAGCCGTGGGCTTTCTACGTGGCTTCTGACCTCCACAGAATCTTACAACTTCTTTAAAAAAGTACCTCTTTCCCGGAGACGTTTCGCCTTTGAATGACAGACTGTTCTCAAGGAAGACACAAAGCAtcctttggtataggtgctagGTGCTCCATGTGCGGTActtctcttattattattattattgttaaccAAATGCAAACAATTAATATGAAAGAACGTTTTCCCTTCAATGGCCatacatatttcgaaaataaaacatttcccAATAAGTTTtcttcattgaaattttgaaatataatgtatttgGCACTAAATTCAATGCCCtcgagaaaaaaaacaattcgatTTCACTCCGAACACACATATAATAGAATTTGCGGTCTTTACGGATTAATCagttttatatgaaatgaactatattttcaaaaaggaatgtttttttggaaagaaaaatatggtccatataaaatttattgcacgttttaaatatgatataaattctttattattcAGGGTaagccattttaatatattatggctaatagcttgactattaaagaaacccgaggAACTAGGTCCAACTTGATgttagaacatgatgtcccccatcaaactctacaacttttgttgaagtgatttttttatgggttcgctacaaaacaagctattagacataagatattaaaatgatccatcctgtatataaataaaactgaagCTGAATAATTTTTCTCGGAAAAAAATGTCCCAATTAATTATATCACGGAATTTACGTCAAAACAATATGAGAAATGAGCATATAGCTCACTTATTGTTGACACCgtagaaatgaaaataataaatatttcagctcgatttttataaaaaaaaaaaagaatttattggtgataaaaaaaattgcacatgCTCTCGTTTGTGACACAAGTGGAGATCTTGAGAATCTTCATTcaagattaattttaaattctgtaTTAAGAGAAGAATTGctaaaaaatcgattcaaaacaaatacgtttttttttatttattaagtttttttttgtgcaagATTTAACAAGGTATCATCATCAtggaattttaacaaaatattttatctaaaaagtcAGTAATTTTTATGCGCCAGTCGATAAATagccaaatttaaaattaaatcatcgaaattttttgGAGTTTACTCTCTAAGAATCCAATTTCATATAAGGCGCTCGGTACATTTCACAGgatgtctacttaagttggctacatacgGAAAACTTAAGGTATACGAAAAAATCATATGTAGCCAACATAAatagacaccctgtataaaaaagACATGAAACCTCCTATACCGAACTCTAATCGCTCGTAGCTGAATTTAAGGCGCCAGTATTGGTTCACCGTCAAAATTTAGATGAGATAATTCCAAATTAAGccttaactcgaaatttggcgaCAGGCTTATGAAGATAACTACAATTTTTCAAAGAGGGTATTTAAGGGAGAATAGAAAGagggttgtttttttttcgttatttaaatattttctttaaaatctaacctaattattttttttttaaataaaatatatttttatattattatttaattattgtaaaatttaaaaacttaatgcaaaaattattatttttttatacgacTTATGTAGCAATAATtagatttaaatattgtttttgagtttgcaattaattttagttcacaAACAAGTCAATTTTGTCATGTTTTTACTTTGATTGAGCAAGtttgttttcaagaaattttatagtaaaaatttttacgttatgaaaaataaacgtaGTTGATCTAGACCCAGTTGTAATATTTGACAGTCTTTTGGAAATTTGAGAGACTGTAACTTAGCCGAAAATATCTTTTTCAGAAAGCCTCAGGCCATGTGATTTCACGATCAAGGATTGTCTTTGAATGAATCGAGGAAGTGAAACACCACATATAGACTGATATGGATACCAGACCACTATGGCGTTAAAGGGAACGAGACAGTGGACTGGTTGACATGATAGGGGTGGTATAGTTTCAACTGCTTCATTTCACCCGAGCCTGTCATTCCCAAAGCAACATGTTTCGTATAATTTACGGAATTAAAAGATGGCTATGACAAGATCATCTtgatagaccttttcatttacaaaaatgattattttttgtttcggacagatgTCAAATAACTGTTCAAGTCTTAGACAACCATGAAAAAATCTAagtaattctgaaaaagtcttaggaactctgaataactctgaattccTCAACGTTTTTGGACTAGTTCAATTCAGACTTATATTCACAGTTTTTCAAACTAGTCCAAAAACattgagaaattcagagttcttaagactttttcagagttttctaagacttattctttcttcaaatattttttccatcaaggaagatacaagatatttattttctttacttgaatagttttttgacaactgtccgaaacaatagcaaatcgatgaaaaggcctattatTGAGATTATAATAACCACAGCCAGACCAGTCTCTCAAATTTTCAGCTATTTTAAAAACTGACTGTCAAATACTTAGTCTTGgcctaataaatatttgtatataaatgtgCACAGCATGCATGATGACGCAGTCAAAAATAGCAACAATtcctagtaaaaattttttaacatggttcaaaaacattaattttttttttggatttacaaCAATATGGTATTAATAGCTACATGTTCGTAGAGCGAAGGACCCAACCAAGCATTTCAAGATATAAATGCATGCTGTAATAATAAATGCTGAGAccctaaacttaaaaaaaaggttatttttgagatttatgtaaaacttttattcgatttttcgtGTATAGAGTACCTTGCAATGCAATTCTAAATTTTGCTTGTCTCAATTTTTTGGTGCTAAAAATTCACTCGAAACACTCGGTATTTGCAACAAAGATGCGTTTCCGAATGTCTATCAAATGCTTCGTGTTTGTCAGTTTTGCCTGTGGCAACAGCGGTGAATGAACGCTCCAGTTCAACGTTGtgtcgtctcaaaacataccttagatcGGTTTAGCCCTCCCTCAATATAAAATCGCGGTGTAGAGGTCGATCTACACAGAGTTTtggagaaaagttttttctgtagCTCGCACAAGGACCATATTCAATCAAAGTTTACCGTATCTAAGTGAGAAACATAAAGATATCGATAGGTTTCGATTGTCTAaacgaaaatcattttaagcTAAAAAGCTGTAAACAAGATCATTTCCCAGAAATGTATGTTTTTGACAAATGTCAACGCCATTAACGACGTTAGTGATCAAATCTAAAAACATGCATTTATGGATACATTATGAGTAACCTGGATTATTTTATTTCCCAGTTGCTGCTAATAATTAGCTATAAATCGTTCGCTATACGAACAAATCTTATAATATCTAGATACATCACAGAATTCAACTTAAtacaaaaagcaaaaatttccTTGTCAATTTTTCATTCGACAATTTCCACGTTTCATCTTTGCATTCTAAAATGTGATAGGAGATAAAAGTTTACAAGTGATACAAAgggaattatttgaaaattgacaAGATTTTCTAACAAGATCGAAAGATCTTCATTCCTATTTAcagagaaataaaaattctaaaaaatattttctaacaacTTAACACAATCTATACAACAATTAAGCTGCCGTTGTCGATTTACTTCGACGCatcgattattatttattcgagtataaaataaaaacggaaaaattaaaaaaatattaagtgcaacacctttttttttttcttgtaataaaaatatatataaacactcTAAAAATTTGACTTGTAAGTTGTTGTTCTTGGgatcagtattttttttctttgcagCACTCAAATTTTGGAATGCTTTTTTGGAATGATTGTATCATCTAAAAAAATAgctttcacaaaaataaaaaaaatcgaaagaaagcctatttctgttttaatatacaaagggaaaattaatttttatacagtttCTCTCAAAAAGaggttaaaaattgttttgttttttaccctcgtgtgaaaattattgttgtgtgccccgtttttttttatttaaactaaataattattatacgcTCATGACTAGATTTGAATAAATACTTCatacaagatattttttctcgaaaataaaatatatacaaatttaaaaattacaaaaatttttcacttttccaTCCAGTCtttcagttattattattattattattattttgataaattttattcgatttatttAGATCTGTGGAAAAGTTTACGATTccctaaaaaatattaataaaattgtgggGGGTGTATATTTTCAGCATGTACATTCATTAGAAAATAGTAGGAATAAAGATTTAAATCGAGACTTTAAATTTTGGTAACGATTGTGACCGAATTTAAAGCTAAAAAGCCaagaagtattaaattttatccttaTTTGATTTATTCACAGACTTATCGGATCTTAGTTTTGGTGAGGATTTGAAATAGTGTTACCAAGAACATTCTTTTGACTCTCCatacaattttctattaaacaaatatgattttttactgTGGTAATGAATAGATCCTATCCTGTGATGAAGCAGATGAAAATCCGATTTCCTTATCTCAAATAGTTATAGGAATCATATTTTACAAGACAAATTAGCACAGAGACTTCCGAAAGTCCTTGTATGAGGTGGCGAAACGAATGCATGTAAACCTGCTGGGACAAAGATGAAGCCgttgatataaaatacatgtgAATTCTAAGTTAGGCCACACTTTACAAATCTATCCCTAATTTATCCCTACTAGTCTTATGCTCGTACATgccgtataaataaatataattaagtccaacctttttttttttggtcatttGAGATTCAAAATTTGgtgtttttttgtacttttactacttgaaaattgagaattaaattttttttttattcatagcaCAGCCCAAAACTCTtcgattaaacaaaatttcaccATACCCCTCACACATGATCAAATCGTATTctcgtaatttaaaaaaaaaaaattaaaataaaaaacaatgaaattaatttgttttggtatTAAAATATCTTGTACTAATTttccttttgttaaaattatgattaatttagtaattaattattatattattacactaTGCCCAATATTATTTtggtattataatttaatttttttggggtGGGTAGAGGATTTTTGATAATtcctcttaaaaaatatttggttcatTTGAATTAAGCCGCCAATGGAGTCTGTTgtttggtattattattaaataccttgtctattattttaatgccaaaatatcaaattttctcgtacaaaattacaatttaattcgttttaaattatatgtttaatttatctaatcctaaattgttttgaaactgttgaaatgttttgaatttaaaacaaaaacaaaccaattaaattgtaatttttttgtggtacgatttaaaaaagaattaaatttgaatttaattgaaataatttttcgtttgaTATTAAGAGatgtttgattaatttaatttaattaaatttaatagacAAGAACAGATTCCATTGTAATTAAATCTCATTTATTGTTCGAACCATTATTTTGTTGAGATGAATCTGTAGTAGTATTGGCTGCTGTTGTTGTGATTGCTGTTGATGTTGAGGTTGATTGAGGTACACGACGAgctaattttgatctaaatttcaaaaaaaaaaatcacatttactTTTATTCTGATATTATTCCTTTGTAAGGTTACCATTCATTAATAACGTAAcgatgattttgttttttttaacaaccTCCCACCCCCGCTATGTAAGGGTATATAAGAATTCTCGACACCTCTTCTTTTTACGTAAGATTATAGAATGAAGAAAACCATTCGGCATTCGAAATGGAATTAGATTTCACAACATTTACACAACATTTAATTttgacttacaaaatattatataagaatGGGTTTAAGTACTCTCCCCCCCTCCAAGATAAGGGGACATGTAGAGTTTTTTAACCCTTCCTTCTCCTCAGGAACCTTACGTAATTAACACATGGACTCTAAGTAAATTTCGACTACGAACAAATTCCCGGTTTGTCGTTGGCGAGTAGGTAATCATAATCCCCGATAAGGCAATAAATTCCGATTTTTCCAATTAGTGGCCACTTTGTAAAATCTCATGCAATAATCTTGAATGGtgttttcaaaacataaaaaaagatttcaataCTAACCTGATTTGACCAGCTAATAATGGATTAATAGCATACAACCAATCATGAACGTCACGGGCATGTAATGTTTGTAACAAGTAGCCACGTGTACGTGTTACAACACTGAACGCGTGTGGAACTTTAACCATTGCTAATTGAGCTTCTGAGTGCTCAACTTGAGCTGTTGCTAAATTTATTAATGCACGTTCAACTGGATCCTTCTCATCTcggaaaataaatacatatggTCGTCGAACAGCctaaacaaattattacaatgaattaattataactaGCTAAACATGTTCTAAGTCTTTCAATTAACTACGTTTTCTGGTCTGGACATAATATGGGTATTttatatgagaaaatatttaaaaaatacttcgtCATGTTTGCTAACCGGgatgttttcaaaattatcaaaagaatacgctcttaaacTAAGGCCATCGAGTTACGGATCATCCTGTATAAAGGAATAAAAACTGAGAGTATCCCATgtgaattttattctaaaacctGGACACCCAAATTGAAATGATGTCAAGCATATTACGCCGATATAGCCTACTACATTACTCTTGCAAACAGgcactaataaaattattgaattcgaATAACTTTAAGTTAACCACTTTAAGCATAAAATCGTAGCATATGCAGATGATTTAGCTGTTATCATCAGAAGCAAAGTCGAGTAACAGGCCAGTTATTTGTGATAGAAATTCGAGAGATTGTTGCCAAGGTTTAGTCCAACAGATTTTATGCTACGAtaattctcttttattttcattgaggACATTTTACAGGTGTTCAAATTTACAAACGTTTCGAAATGACTGTAAAAGACTTGTTACATTTCATTGTCAGTCTCAATTTCGGATAATTAAAACTACTTACCACCCATCGTTTTTTCCAACCATTTGTTTTATGctctaaaacatttaaatatccTTTACGTGCAACAACAGGACTGACACGTATCTCCTCAACTTCCGGTGCATATAATACTAAAGGTTCTGTTACGTTGCTCTTTGTATTCTGTGACGATTGTTGTGATAACGCTGACGATGTTGTTGAAGAGTTTGTATTAGCTGTTGGTCCATGTTGAGCACCTCCACCCCACATGGCCATACTTTGTTCTAACAAAGGTCGTGCTTTCTCCGGTGAACACAGCTCAATTGAACTGGCTGACATAATACTTGACACCATACTTGAACTCATATCAGCACATCCTTCATCTCCTGGGGACACATCGTTTGATGGATTCACTGATGTATGATCTTTTTTGCCTTGTATTAATCGTACACACTTGAGTAACAAGTCTCGTTCCCTATCCGTATATTCTTTGTTTTCGGCATCTTTGATTTGTATATCGATTGTATTCGTGTTATTGTTATCAATACGTCCAGCTTTTGCGACCATATTACAAACTTCTTTCTCACTTTTCGTAAAATCGTGACGAGGTGTTGATGTAAATTGATTTGTATTCGAATTGTTTTGCGTAGTCGGTTTATCTAAGCCAAGACGTTCGcgtaacaataaaatatgacGTATACGTCCAACTTCCTCTAAACGACGTAATTTTTCTAATTCCCATTGATGGTCGAATATTAAACTATCACCACGTGGTCTCCAACCATCTAGGTTCTCTTCACCACGTACATATGTGGAGCTTGTGTCTAGGACACGACGTTGACGTCTTTGTAcgccttaaaaaatttaataaaaattttgatatttttgagttgttcaaaatttaaaagtggtaGAAAAAGAGCGGAgaaattaaataagttaattcaattttggtttttattctcaaaatacttccaatttaaattcaaaatctaCATTGTCACGAGAGGGGTCATCTCAAACGCACCTTTCATCTAAGCCTGCCATTTTCGTATCAAGATATCCCGTAATTTATCGAATCAAATAATGGCTACTACAAGCCCATTTTGATTATTGGAACTTTGCGCAGGGCATACGACATGCCAAACTGTGTAATATCACAgctactctatcgatttgatgatttttttaacgcAAACTGAATTTAATCGCCGATTTCATCaacaataaagaatataaatagtttccgaatttttatattttaaaggcaaggttgaaataaaaatctagAGATGTCAACCAAAATTGAGTTAATATTATCAACTTCCCCATTTACTACAACTACTAAAAGCGTTTTATAGAGAAGGCAGTGTGCAAACAGCATGCTTTTCTTTGTAGTAAAGTGAGTTTTCTAAATTCTAAACTAGCTGGAAACAAACCTGGACTACCTGCTTCAGAAGCACGACGTAATAATAACTCGTAAACACCGCTCAAACGATTTGCTTCAGGTGTACGATAATATTGTCCActgaataaatgttttaatgagCGTGGTCCGCCAGTTCGAGCATCACGTCCATAAATTATCATTGAAAGGTCCTTTGTTACAATTGCCGGTCGGCTACAATTCTCCAACTGTAAAGAGagataaattatgttataattaagTATACTTCGGTCGTTATAGACGAcgaattttaataatctttagtcactaaaatttttattgtggtACTTACCTCCAGGTAGGCTGAAATAGTCATAAAGATTTGTTCACCACTTCCAGTGACACGATTCAATAATGGGCTATTATGTAAAGATGAATCCCAAGCGGCTTCAAATCTAAACATACATCGATCATCTCCAGGTACTTCAATCTGTTCACCAGGGAACAATCCCAACGATAATACTGAACTATCATCTTCCTCGTCGCCACCATCACATGACGTTTCCGGTGTGTTTCGTATACGTCCCACAACTAATTCACGAACATCACGCCAACGTATTTCCGGTGCTGGATCATGTACAACTGTAATACGCAATCGCCGCTGTATACCTTGATGTAACAAGAATACTCCCCGACATGGTAGATCATCCCCATGTTCTACAACGCACGGAACATATTCTCCATTTGGTGCAAGCTCACATATTTCAAACCATACGAGTAAATCGTGTTTAGATTGTACGTGAGCGGTGCTGGGACTTGGTGGAGCACCAAACTTTGGTGATCGTACTGGTTGACTGATCGGTATACTTGGTGGTAACATTCGACGTGGTGGTTGTCGATGTTGTGACGATTGTTGTGTGATACCTTCACGGGCTGCTTGATGTAATGGATGCGCTTGATAGTGTCCAAATACTTCGAACACGATTGGTTGTGTTTTGATGTATTCGACAAATGATTTTGTTGTGTTTACGGTTATCTAAATTTTGAAttcgtaaaaatttaatttttagtacaaaaaaagaatcacCAGGTTACTTTTTACAGTGTTTAAGTAGTCTTCGGGGAATACTTACATTTTGTACATGATAAAATCCAAGAGGTGTCCCTTTTCCTGTATTTTTAACCGGTTCTGTTGAAAAGGCTTCATCGTGTCGATGTAGgaaactataaaagaaaattttaaaatagttttcagcAATCATTAATGCTTAGAGTTACTATACCCGGAAACATCTTAAACAAACAGTagcactaaaaatattttgaacttaCTTAAATTGACAGAATACATCAGCATATTCGGTTGAAATACCAACAGCTTGTAAAACCGTCACTCTAAATGTAAAATCATTGCTTGGTGTTAAATGTGGTGGGAATTCTTCTTCTTTTAATTCGGATGACACTGAACTATCGCCACGTCCCGAGTCTGCGTCACATTCAATTtctgtatttacaaaattaataaaaaatgttacgtTAATGACGGCGAAGATGAATCCACAGAGCAGTGATGACAGGCAGATAGAATAgaagaaatattcaaatttaaaaaaaacaaaaagaagatagatttctatttgaaatgatctctttaaaatttaatttactgtcCACAAATTCATTAAAGGTGTTAGGGGCTGCTCATAAATTACGTAACACATTTAGAACGATACCCCCCCCCTTTATTTCGAGAATTACGTACAAGCTTTGAAGGACCTCCCACCCCCGTACCAAAACAAATTGTAACATTATAATTTGATCCCCTTCTCCTCctaaatttgtttgtaatttaagtACAGCTCCTTAGATTAAATAAAAGCATGATTTAGAATAAGCTTCGGTCACACGAGCGTCAAAACCAAATCTTTGAGAAATACATTGTGTTGAATAAAACTGTGGATGTCCATTTCAACACGTTACAACATTACAACGACCCTAGTggaaataatttcttctgtaagtctaaaaaattctgaaaaagtatgaaaaaatttatgtaaatttatcaaGAAGTAAGACTTTTTGAATTAATCAGTAAAATTCCTCAGTcttctagaattgtttttcaGAACACTAGaagattaaattatactatCATCGGAAAATATTTCCACCAGGGTCCTTCCTTTAATGGTCCGTAAACTTGTGTTGAATTTAACGTTTATGTAACCGTAGCCTAAGTAGAAAAAATAgtgttagaaaaataaacagACAATTAGCAATGAAAAAAACACATTGAAttagtaagagatagaaaaaaaattaatagaaattgtattttttaagttatacttTTTTTGGGCGCGCATTATGACAAAAAGCTAAAGAAGTGtagcacttaaaaaaattttatatttcatggaCAGTAAATATACTGCCCCGCAAAACAAGTGTCgcacttttaaattttctcgaaatttcaaactgatATGTCTCGGCGAGAAATGATTGGAtctgaatgaaatataaatgatCTGATAGATTGTAATTTctagtttttaaatcaatatctcAAACATTTTATCCATAACTTAATATTTAAGGTACAGGGCTGAAACCCTGAGAAATTGAtttcctttaattttattttggcaatCCTAAATCTCCACCTGAAAGATGAATTTTTCATCCGTAAGGATAGAAgagattatttcaaaagaatttaGAAGAAAACATCAATTTAGCAATACAATTAAAGcaaatgaaattaaatgtttcgattgattaaaaaaaaaattgaattagtaattttttaccAACCATCTTTAATAAGATCCCCAACTTGTCCATCAACAATACGTTCATCTAAACGTGACGCACTCTTTGAGTGCGGTGGTGGGGGTATTTGAATTTGTTGAGATCCATCGGTGAATGATATACGTGCACTTTGTCGTACACCACTTGAACGTTCAGCATTATTGTCTTCTTCGGCAACCGCTTGAACAGCAACACGTAACCAACCGCGAACATCACCTTTTTCACTCACAATTGCTACTTTATGCACCAAGGGTACAGGGTacattaaattacttaaatatacaaaagatCTGtcgcagaaaaaaaaaattaatcaaatcagtttttcgaaaattcgtCAAGAATAAACTTAAATATGCAAGTAGTCCCAGAAGTATTCAACGTACTTTCTGGGATACCCTTCGTAATagaataaatgtaatatttaccTGCCAACCATTCGGAACCAAGGAAAACGATCATAGAATGGATCTCCACCAGTTAATGATTCCACATTATAATCAGGCGAGGTTGGTGAAAGTTCAGCTTCATTATGATACATTTCACGCATCAATTCCAATCGTTGTCTTTAAAATAAGAACCAACAAAAAAACATCAACATTAAAgcatactttttttattgaaatcatgCGTTTAGGTGAGGAACTACTTGAATTTGTTTGGGCTTTCATCGATTAATCGATAGCATataattctaaacaaaattCTAAACAAAATGGTTTATGTACAATTTAGCTgcttttttccatcgaaaataggaaaaatcgtgaaaaaaaaatacatagccAAATTGAGCCATTCATTACCGATTAATCAGTCATTTGTTCGTTTTCTAGTCGTGTAGTTTTAGACAATTTGTTCCTCACCGAGTATTATGAAGTGCTGTTTACACTATGAACGTAACATTACGCGACATACAAGCTGCTGAATCTTTTGCAAACTACGCGTTTGCTATTTTGCTGTTAATAGTGTAGACAGGACTCATTTtatcaacaaacaaaaaatgtacaacAACACATAACAGAAATACATTCGAGaacatgcaaaaataaaattgctcaGACTTCATAAATAGGCTTTATATGTTGTctgatttttatccaatttttaagaaaaatactttgttttttttttttacttcgaattttgacttttatttactttgtaagctacaagttttaaaaa includes:
- the LOC123301550 gene encoding kinesin-like protein unc-104 isoform X6 — encoded protein: MSSVKVAVRVRPFNNREISRDCKCIIEMGGNTTSIVNPKVPNGKDIKSFNFDFSYWSHNTDDENFSSQAVVYSDIGEEMLQHSFDGYNICIFAYGQTGAGKSYTMMGKQEEGQEGIIPQICQDLFTRIRKTTCDELKYSVEVSYMEIYCERVRDLLNPKNKGNLRVREHPLLGPYVEDLSKLAVTSYQDIHDLIDEGNKARTVAATNMNETSSRSHAVFTIFFTQQRFDTITQLTTEKVSKISLVDLAGSERADSTGAKGTRLKEGANINKSLTTLGKVISALAEIASKAKKSKKADFIPYRDSVLTWLLRENLGGNSKTAMIAAISPADINYDETLSTLRYADRAKQIVCKAVVNEDANAKLIRELKEEIQKLRELLKQEGIDVQEEDGNGGQNIKQQKNEEQTERHRVPSTTIAEEAVDQLQASEKLIAELNETWEEKLKRTELIRLQREAVFAEMGVAVKEDGITVGVFSPKRTPHLVNLNEDPFMSECLIYYIKDGVTRVGSAEANVPQDIQLSGAHILSEHCVFENKDGVIQLIPHNGAFIYVNGREITSPIVLKTGSRVILGKNHVFRFNHPDQVRERREKQELEEKEDISPAASPENVDWNFAQIELLEKQGIDLKAEMEKRLLVLEEQFRKEKEEADQLFEEQRKNYEARIDALQKQVEEQSMTMSMYSSYTPEDFNNDEDIFVNPLFDAECCWTERQCWLAAWAWRKWKHHQFTSLRDDLWGNAIFLKEANAISVELKKKVQFQFTLLTDTLYSPLPPDLVTSAANNPLIGPSLAITASENDLDEDGERVFPRTIVAVEVQDTKNGATHYWSLEKLRQRLELMRHVYNAELLEGVYDTMTRGEAEGERSPSEAPPDLLRCLQAPRFSLASLLPSRQRLELMREMYHNEAELSPTSPDYNVESLTGGDPFYDRFPWFRMVGRSFVYLSNLMYPVPLVHKVAIVSEKGDVRGWLRVAVQAVAEEDNNAERSSGVRQSARISFTDGSQQIQIPPPPHSKSASRLDERIVDGQVGDLIKDEIECDADSGRGDSSVSSELKEEEFPPHLTPSNDFTFRVTVLQAVGISTEYADVFCQFNFLHRHDEAFSTEPVKNTGKGTPLGFYHVQNITVNTTKSFVEYIKTQPIVFEVFGHYQAHPLHQAAREGITQQSSQHRQPPRRMLPPSIPISQPVRSPKFGAPPSPSTAHVQSKHDLLVWFEICELAPNGEYVPCVVEHGDDLPCRGVFLLHQGIQRRLRITVVHDPAPEIRWRDVRELVVGRIRNTPETSCDGGDEEDDSSVLSLGLFPGEQIEVPGDDRCMFRFEAAWDSSLHNSPLLNRVTGSGEQIFMTISAYLELENCSRPAIVTKDLSMIIYGRDARTGGPRSLKHLFSGQYYRTPEANRLSGVYELLLRRASEAGSPGVQRRQRRVLDTSSTYVRGEENLDGWRPRGDSLIFDHQWELEKLRRLEEVGRIRHILLLRERLGLDKPTTQNNSNTNQFTSTPRHDFTKSEKEVCNMVAKAGRIDNNNTNTIDIQIKDAENKEYTDRERDLLLKCVRLIQGKKDHTSVNPSNDVSPGDEGCADMSSSMVSSIMSASSIELCSPEKARPLLEQSMAMWGGGAQHGPTANTNSSTTSSALSQQSSQNTKSNVTEPLVLYAPEVEEIRVSPVVARKGYLNVLEHKTNGWKKRWVAVRRPYVFIFRDEKDPVERALINLATAQVEHSEAQLAMVKVPHAFSVVTRTRGYLLQTLHARDVHDWLYAINPLLAGQIRSKLARRVPQSTSTSTAITTTAANTTTDSSQQNNGSNNK